Part of the Mya arenaria isolate MELC-2E11 chromosome 8, ASM2691426v1 genome, CTTCTTTGATGAAAGTTTTTGATTCTATCTGATACTCTGTGTTAACTGCATTTTCTAGCGTCCTTAAAACCTTTCCATTAATCTTATATTGCTCCTCGTTCGATTTGCGTTTGAACTTTGGAGTTTCCGTAGAAATGATCCTACTGATTTTCGACAATTCTTGTGAATGAAAAGTGGTACTTAGCTTAAACATGTTCCCTATCTGCTCTAGCATATCGTTCTTATGCTGTGTCAGCCTGGCTTCTATCAAGTCATTTACATCAGAGCCGTCCATTGTAAGTAAAATACTTTCtacgaaaacaaaacaacgaCTTCAAGTTTGATGTTGCCCGAACAGCAGTCTCGATAGAAATGACCAAAGCCCACTTTACCCGCCTAACTACGTCATTTCCCGCGCTTTATAGCGCCACCTACAAAACTGACCAAACCAGTTTTTAACAGGCTATTTTGAGACAATTGTTCTCCGCTATACGATGTAACGCTGAGAACTATATGTCATATTTcgatatgtttattaacagtgttatctACCGTTATGaagcggaggtcatatttcaatatgtttattaacagtgttatctACCGTTATGaagcggaggtcatatttcaatatgtttattaacagtgttatctACCGATATGaagcggaggtcatatttcaatatgtttattaacagtgttatctACCGTTATGaagcggaggtcatatttcgatatatttattatcagtgttacctaccgttatgaaccggaggtcatatttcaatatgtttaatatgttcattaacagtgttacctaccgttaccctcagattacctttacttggcacatattaaaatagttcatgcaactaatctgcctccaacacttcctgtcctcagatgttgaacgtgcagcgttttcagctaacccaaacacaaaaagtgaactatatatgtgttgcctattactcaaacatacatgctctggattgaaaatgaccacaagagccatgccagtagagcatagccccttttgggcctcttgttatgtGTGTAATATACCGTGATAAAACGGGGGAATGTGCCAGAAGTAATGTTGAGTATAATATTTCGCTAAATTTTACTAGCGATCATTTATTAGTATCATGGTTGTATTCACGTGTTTATGCTTGTAACTTGGATATATATGTATGGTGTTGTTATGTTAGCTAACGCTCCATTTCCGTAGCCTTTGTAACAAATACGTtgtcaaattattgttttgttggagttttatttcaactaagttaagttgttgttgtttttcacgTTAAATATGAAAACGTTTGTTTTCGTAAATGATAGAATTGAATTCACACCGATTAGGTTCCCATTGTCATAAGCAAACCATAAGTAACAGCATCTACAACGCATCGCCATGCCAAGTTCCTCTCTTTGAGCGTCGTGTTGTTACACTTATGGTGGTTGTTTGGACGCCCAATATCCTAGTCGTGAATAATATATAGCAACCCcagagcatttttttttaaagtaaaatatagCTTATTCATGAACACCATTGAAAGCAGTTTATTAAGACCTTTAcagaacattttgattttttaaatatcttaataaataaaaaaaaagtcgCGGAACTCGTTTTTCAAGaattttcaccatttttttataacttttgttttaacaatgttatattcatgaaacttggcagtctggtgtgtttttttctcctCTTTCCATTTTTTCTGctaatttatttcttaagaCATAGCTTTGtatagaaaattgaaaaaacaaacccaaaaataatacatatttttacattttattaaggTGATCAAATTGATAGtattactgaaaaaaacatatttaaaatcaactggaatatcaaaagaaattatttcaatgatagcTTATAACTTTAATTACATTAAACAGAATTCTTCAATTGTATATGTCATTAACAATGCTAttcacattttattgaaataacataGCACTAAATCACAGAAACAAAATTGTCAATTGCCATctggcaaaaaaaaatacaacctACACTAAAAATAGCACATACTAGTATCACAGGacattcaacttaaaaaaaaacaactcttAACATCCTTGATATTTAAGGTCAACTGCACAGTATGTAGGAAAAACCCACTGTCTTCCAGGGTTTGAGACCAGGTTGTAAGGAACATATCCACTCAACTATTTTCGCATTAATCTGTGTGTTTTTCATCGCATCCTTGTGAACTTCGACCACTACACATTGTTTTAGTTTCCCATCTGGTGGAGCATTCACACGGTTAAGGTCCAAGTCTTTGGATGTGAGAGTGATGTTCTCACAGAACGGTCCAGGATGATCCATCAATTGTTACCGATGCTGTTCCGAAGGGTCCATTGTGACTGTTTGCTGCCGTCCTGGAAatgtttaaagaatatatatctattttattcaTCATTAATATGTTACGATGATGTCAAActcgtatttattatttaattttgacattgaataaatgtccttttcactCACTGTGGTTTATTATTCACGTCTCCCATTTGTTTGAACTTGTCATGGCCAGCCACGCCTTATTCAGTAGCAATacataaaaagaacataaatgacatggcggcagataaatgtttaaatttagaatatgaTACCCAAAATGGGTTTCGGAGGAATATAGAAACATGGGACGTAACGGCTAccaacaaattttcttttttctggTTATTAAATGctagtttatattgaaatgttaaggtcTTGCTATATTATGTACTAATACTCATATCAAGTCAATAAGTCACTAgagtaccttattacaaattttctttctttttaaaacatgttaccgttCACTTCTAACCATGTAagaaaatagtgtttttttctgaaagaaacTGAACCTGTAAAACAGaaactgttcttgtaaaacatatagaatattcaactgcttgttgtacatgatactgactgattattaaaaagaaattgttatctttctttgtgtttattttacacatcatcatgtatacaatactaaatgtaagacaataattagagcctgtggtctcatgttctgtatTGTAATAGTTACTTTTAAACTCTAAAAGATAGTTgctttctgaataaataatgttatttatataaagaaatctacaaacaatattgtaggggaacattggtgcttaaaactgaTGCATCTACTGTATCTGTTTGCCTTAAATATGATGAGCAAAGATAATTAAAATCGATTAATAACCGATCATTGATCGTTTTCAATAACCAATTATCGATAGTATTTTTTCTGTCTGATTCCCAACTCTGAGAAAAATGAACCTTGAATTGGTAAACAAATCTCAAAGTGTCTACTCTTTAAATTTTCCTTCACATCGCTAATCACCAAACctggtgaaataaaataaggacgggcatatttttatatttttgcccAAGTTTGACCAAGTTGGTGTGCATTACATTTCACATGCTGGTCATTCTGTCAATAGATCAACACTTGTGAGGCTGAAATTATAAATGCTCAAGCTTAACTTGGTACTCGCACTTGGTAATGAGATTGGTCATGGatggtagatagatagattgtTTATTTCCTCCATAATTGGAGAGCAAAATCTTGAGGTTAAAGGAAGAGAAAGGTAACCATAAACACATTAAGCTTGGACAACTACAGAATGCTATTGCCAAATATATCTTTAGGATGACTGAAGATATAACTACCTTTACCAAACAACAAGACAAAACAAGGATTAAGGCTTTTTATTGATAACAATTTTTACATTGTAAGAGAAATAGATTGAATCTGTGTCTTTGTGCCTGCTCGGCCACATCAGTTGCGAAGGTCATCTTACATTTTATCCTGGATCGGAATGGTCATAGTCTCACTGACTGAGCTCTCTGAATTTGGCACAcataaactgaaacaaaaatagCTTCAAATCTGAGTAAACATATAGTTAATGTTAATTCATCCCCATAACAATCTGCattgtaaaaacattgtttttctcATAATTACCTCTGCTGATACTTATCTCGagatctaaaaataaaatcccaatATGATGTGCTGAGCAGGTTGGTGTGACATAAACGTTTTCTGTTGCCAATAAAACCCGAGTGACAATATTTCCCCTAACATGAAACTGGTTTAAAAAttgagaaatgaaaataattttaattaatagtttTAAGCATGTTTATCTGTAATGTGTTCAGTTCTTAAAAGATCTGGTCTATAAGGAGgttaaattcattaaatgtagcaattttttttcaataatccttaaaataaaacaagaaaactaAATCATCCTGTTGTATCTAGTCTCCATTTGTACTCAGAAATCAGTAAAAGGTGCATTACGACACCAGACAGTTCTATATGATTCCTTCTGTATCTAGATTTATTTaactgcatttaaaatatagacACAAGTTTATGTAGATCACAATTATCAATGATGGTCAAGAATGTGTAACATACGCAGCATTAAGCTCTGTAGAACCTTTTAGCtcagttacctggtatttggactACATTTTTGGCCATACAAGCTATCAAAACTATCCCATTCCAGCGATTTGGTCCCTAGGTTGATCTCTTGGTCTGtgaataatataagaaatgtgTTTAAGTATGCTATGATGCACGAAATAAGCAATACTTTGTtcctaaatattgcattttttaatatttcatacaatccTTATAATTGCAATTGATCAAATGAGATAGTTAGATTAGCTAAACCTGTCCAAATACTAGGTAACTGTGGTTTTAAGCAATGAACCTATGTGTAGATTTTAAATCTGTTTTGAGTATGTAATTAAGAACCATTTATTGGTTATAACCAGAACTATTATCAACAAAACTCCAGGTGGGGGTCGAACTCGGGACCCTCTAATTCAGAGTATGATTAGCTAACCTCTCCATTGCCACTAATACaagtaacaaataaacattgaacTGTTTTATGTTGACATTAATCCAGAGGGGATTTAAACCAAACCAGGTCAATGAAATAGTAGTTATAACTGATCACAGGGGCGGGGTGTGTTGTTTGCCACAGCCCTATGGTCCTTATCATTTCCAAAAGGGCAAAATTATTCCCAGGCTGCTATATAAAGATGGGGGAATTGTTACTAGTCCTAAATCACCATCACATGCCTCTTGTTTCTGTCTAGTCAAGAAATCACTAAAAATTATTTGTGCCATTTTTTCCTAATATAAAAAGTGCTGAAATACCGTTGTTTAATTATAACGCATCAGTCAATTGCAAACATGGCCTCCCCAAGTCCGGGGAATATCGGGAACTTTGACGTTCAGCCATCCCCTGGTAAAAtacccgccctgcggagacaaactgacggtaaaatccccgccgaatgcccctgcacccaagggaccctaggtaaggcacATTCCCACACGGCCCAGTTCCCCGGCTATTCCCGGTTACAACTGGTGCatgtgaaaacaaaaataaaataaatggtaacctTAAAGTTGCCATTGGGCACCGCCATTTTTGTCCTAATGTATGTCAGTGAGCAGGAAACGCTTTCCAACATCAGAACAGGAAACTTGTGAAATCTAAAACATGCAACAtctccatttattttttaagtgacCAAACAAAATCATGTAATAAATACAGTGTTATAATTCTATTTACTTGTTCcattatttattcaaacttCCCATTTTAACCATCAGTCTTAATAAGAGAAGGTGAAGTCAAATACGGCATTCATTTCCCATTGACAAACATCCGAAAATACACAAGGTCCGAATCACGTTAACTTcacttttgtcaaaatatttctttccagaCGTGATCACCAAAAATCGAATGTGCCattattttctatgtattaAGAGTGTTCAAATGCCGTTGATTTATTAACTTGATCAACAAAAGTTAAATAAATGGTAACCTTATAGTGTCTTTTTTATAGTGTCATTGTTGGTCTTTGCCTGACCCGAtaacgatagtgttaggggaaggaactccagactacAGTTATATTGAGAGTAATTTcccttatcaaaaggtatttggTACAGTGATGTCCCCTGTCACGACAATTATCAAAGTGCTTTCTTGTTAGCTGGGACCTTGgaccaataatacaataatcTTACTCCCAGCTGGAACCAATTATATAATCATACTTTCAGTTGTTAGTAAGTTTTGAGGATCAACTTAAATCGAGGTAATTATTTGTGTATTACGTTTATGACATGTACTGGTATAATTTTAGAATTACCAACATGCAAAACTTGCAAACATTTCTGAAACATAACTTGTAATctagggcgtttttgttggttataaattgttttcggttttatatcggtttcacgaactgtgcatttgttgttacagtttcaaataaaaccaaaaccagttttatctctttttttaacgaaaaccgaaaccggttttcGAATCTATCAAAACCCCTCCCTACCGaaggcggtttcatcggttcgtttcctccgaaaactagtttactttgaaaccAACATTGCGGAAAGTGATCAATCACCTTTGTTAAAACTCAATCcttttgataacaatgccttacaatgggcaaatgagctaaatgataaaggttatatttataataagaaataatggctacatgcagtaAAATAAACAGAATACTATGTTCAGAGCCCATCTATTACCCGCCTTAACAGAAGTGCGTTAGCTAAATTTAGATGTGGAGTGGCGCCATTAAAACTCGAAACAGGCCGCTATGAATCACTCAATGTTGAACAAAGAACCTGTTTTAACTGTCACAACATAGTAGAAGAtgaatgtcatgttttattacattgtccTTTATATAATAATCTACGACATTTACTGTtgttaaaagttattgatattaatgataatttcaattcattatcGGATAACGAAAAACTTTCATtccttctttcaaatgaaactatcGTTAAACACAGTGCCAAAACCTGTCATGCTATCCTAAAACTCCGACGTCAGTATCTGTTTAACAAGTAATTTagtgtttgtatgttttattgcatgttttgtacAATAATGATTATTCTCACCTTATCTTTATTactgaatattttaagttatattgcatgttttaaagttgatatattttattgttttttattgagcAAATAGTCTCTCATAACTCCACGAGGAGTggttttatacattattattgcatgttttatctgtatttatCCCATGAATGTATAAAAGTGAGACTTGAATAAattttctgtctgtctgtctgtctgcagTAGCTCCACCATgttgtttaaactgtacacaaaaccattcatttgttacttcaagcgaaactatcaaaaccgagttcgaaactgctgaaaccattgacaccaaaactgaaactggtttggtatcaacaaaaacgccatAAATGTGAAATGAGAACGCTACTTtcgattttaaaatataaacatatctaaatattataatatttttttcaattaaaggaaccttattttaattgatgttacagtcaggcgcgtagctgacttTCCGCAAATCCGCAAACCAAAACTCCcgagtttaaaataaaaaccgaGGCCGAGGAGGGGGGAGGAAGTGGGTGAAGGGGTTAGTATACCCCACGGCATCGATCTGCGTTATACCAAATTGGGCCAAGATACCCACCTGGCcgtgttattattattttgaatagaGGTACTTATTATCAGTATCGAAATGGCTTTTATAGAGACGCGATAGTGTCCTCCTGCAGATCGAGGTGTCGTGAGCTCTATTCCTACAAGGTGCACATTCGTGCAGATTGAGACACTAAggccaaaaaataatatattttggttagggtaacatccatttcaaaaacaggttgttgtttgttgttgttgtcgtcgtttATAAGGCTATAATATATAATTGACATCATTGGGGAATGGCGTTAAagtaatattctgtataaaggttttaaactacatatttactgaaattcaatatttataaattaaacacatacttaaaaaaaatctttgtttaaaaacgGGAGGATaggcgcctatttcgtaggtaatGTCTGGCTACccaaatcaaatgtattttaggCCTAAGTTTAAAGTGTATATGTTTATCTCAGATGATATCAATACAGCTAAAAacccaaatatatatttcgtccttaatttatattgtatttaatttgtcTTGATAGATGGAGATACCTGGAAAGAAAcgtgaccctgaccttgaccttgacaagGGCTCCGATGATGCCACTGTCTACTGTCAGCGGTGTGAAGAGGACGGCAAACGCGCTTTAACCCAGGGATTCTGTCAGACCTGTCAAGAGTACATGTGTGATCCCTGTATCAAGGCCCATAAGGAACTCAAGAGGTCCAGGAACCACGTTATGTTGACAAAAAACAAGATGCCTTCCTTTTACCCGTCCACCAAACAGTCAGACATCGGCGAAACTGAATACTGTAAAAATCATCCGAAGGAGATGATAAAGTTTTACTGCCCGACCCACGGCGATCTTGGCTGTGGTGAGTGTGTCGTACTCCACTATCGCAGCTGTAGAGTCGATTACATCGCTGACGTTGCTAAAGATTTTGTCATTGGAAATGAATTCAAAGAAGTGGAACCATCGATTAAACGAGCTGAAGATCTTCTATCTCGGTCTATAAGTAATGTCAATGTGCTTTTGGTCGAGGTCGAACACCAGTCAAAGTATGAGATTGCCAGATTGAGGAAGTTCCGGGAAGAAATCAACACCTACCTGGACCGCCGCGAGAAGGAGTTGCTCGACAACATCCAGAAAGTGAAGACCGATAATCAAAACGTGCTGACTTCAGTAAAGGTTGATTGTGAGTCGGCGAAATCGGGACTTGAGGCCATGAGGACGGATCTGTCTTCCGGTGACATATCGTTGAACCAACGGTACGTAGCGGCGAGGAGAGCACAGAGGAATACACGGGAGATTCTGGATAAGAAGGAGCAGATGACTGGTCTGATAAAGGTCCGAAAGTATCGGTTTACCAAGGACAAGGACACGAAACGTCTTCTGGGATCGAGGATGGACCTGGGAACACTGGACGTTGCGGGAAAGTTTGGTAAGAGtagaacatgtatatgttaCTTATTACCTATACGAAATCTTGCTGCGTTCTATTTGTTCTATTTCATCTGTTTCATGTCATTCTCGTCCATTTTGATACATTTGTACTCAACAAATTCTCTGGTATACATCAGTATACCCtaaattatgagtttgacaaaacattttttttatttataagtccAGATATTCTCCAGATAGAATAAGTGTCGTCTCCTTTTTCCGCCGCCCCTTTAATTGTATTGActcaacaaaaatgttaaacttgGGTCTGTATTTGAGTGTCAATCCAGTCCTAATCTggaacggcgtttattcatacccACGATGTATAGCATTAACATGTAAAAAGAAGAATTGTTAGAACCGTGTTCGTGGCTCgtttaaacacatgtataaagtCCATTctgcaataagaaagagcatgaacacatattcaacggtgAAATAGtcgcctaataaaaaaaaatgtcacctcccgcccccatttaaaaaaaatgacgaaTCTGAATGAAACAGTATTCAGGGGCAGTTCCAGGATTTGATAATAGATGGGGCGTAACTTAAGAGCGTAACCCTTTTGATTTGTGCCCCTCCTTCCGAACCGAAAAGGATTTGGGTTGAAGTGTTGAAAGGGGGGGGCGGTTCGCGAATGACCGTGACCCGTAGGTTGTGACATTTTGCACTTCTCTATTGAAACATAGATTAATAGGCTGTTTTCAAAGTGACTCCCTTATGTTTTTTGTAAACAGTGCTTTGTTTAATAAAGGGGgtcaaatcattaggagtgtcaAACTAATATTGTGACAACTGAAACCCGTCAGCAAAAGTGGAtttatgctcaaatattgtattttatatacagtGTGGCAGGAATTTATTTTCGGCCATCAATTTGACATGCAAAATTCGACATATCAATTAAATAGGATGAAAACGCGAAGTACGATGATAATAATGCGAtatactatcgtgttttcatcatcgtattgttgcttttttcccatcgtaatatcgtgattccgcgttttcgttatcgcaGAATCGTACTGTCGCGTGTTTATTATCGCACTGTCGTgattttatcatcgtactgtcgcgtttcatcatcatactgtagtgttttcatcatcgtactgtcgcattttATCATCGTTTTGTtctgttttcatcatcgtactgtcgcattttATCATCGTTTTGTtctgttttcatcatcgttctgaAGCGTTTTCACcattgtactgtcgcgttatcatcattctactgtcgcgttttcatcattgtactctCGTGtgttcatcatcgtactttcgcgttttcatcaatTTACTGTCTCGTGTCCATCATCGTTCTGAAGCGTTTTCACcattgtactgtcgcgttttcatcattgtactgtcgcgttttcatcattttactgtcgcgttttcatcattgtactgtcgcgttttcatcattgtactgtcgcgttttcatcatcgtactgtagcgttttcatcattttactgTCGCGTGTCCATCATCGTACTGTAGCGTTTTCACCATTTTACTGTCGCGTGTCCATCATCGTACTGTAGCGTTTTCACCATtttactgtcgcgttttcaccattgTACTTTCTTGtgttcatcatcgtactgttgcgttttCACCATTTTACTGTCGCGTGTCCATCATCGTACTGTAGCGTTTTCACCATTTTACTGTAGCGTTTTCACCATTTTACTGTCGCGTGTCCATCATCGTACTGTAGCGTTTTCATCAATTTACTGTCTCGTGTCCATCATCGTACTGTAGCGTTTTCACCATtttactgtcgcgttttcaccattgTACTTTCTTGtgttcatcatcgtactgttgcgttttcaccatcgtactgacGCGTTTTCAATAGTGTACTGTCGTGTGTGTATCATCGTACTGACGCGTTTCACCATTGTACTGTCGCGTGTTAATCATCGTACTggcgcgttttcaccatcgtactttcgcgttttcaccattgTACTGACACGTTTTCACCATTGTAGTGTCGACTGTTCATCATAGGCATGACGCGtattcatcatcgtactgtcgcgttttcaccattgTACTGTCGTGTGTTCATCATAGGCCTGACGCGtattcatcatcgtactgtcgcgttttcaccattgTAGTGTCGTGTGTTCATCATAGGCCTGACGCGtattcatcatcgtactatcgcgttttcaccattgTACTTTCGTAGGTTCATCATCGTACTGACGCGTTTTCACTATTGTACTGTCGTGTATTCATCATCGTCCTGATGCGTTTTCACCATTGTACTGTCACGTGTTAATCATCGTACTGACGCGTTTTACCATTGTACTGTCGCATTTTCACCATTGTACTGTCACGTGTTCATCATCGTACTGACGCGTTTTACcattgtactgtcgcgttttcaccattgTACTATCGTGtgttcatcatcgtactgtcgcgttttcgcCATTGTACTATCGTGtgttcatcattgtactgtcgcgttttctccatcgtactgtcgcgttttcgcCATTGTACTATCGTGtgttcatcatcgtactgtcgcgttttcgcCATTGTACTGTCGTGTGTTTATCATCGTACTGACGTGTTTTCACCATTTTTAGACTAAGTTTGGACCCGTTTCAATTAAGGATCGTAGTTATAAACatcttaaatatagaaaatgcaacagatttttttcatttttaaaaaatacttaggtgaaaaactacagaaacaagctcagtagccaaaatgGTAAACATTAACTCCGTTTAATGgaacagggtaaacgccaaagacatagaacacaaaaaaaatcacaaacaagaaacatggaacaacaacacaaaactccacaaacagcacagtgcatatatactttataaaaaaagtagGTATGCAaaaattgttaggtaccgccttggaacggtcagtaaaatgtaaattcactgAGGGTTTCACCAATTTGCGTGCACAAACcccactcttatcccaacaatcctgaataaagaaaaaaaccgTAAAACTCAATGCACACacatatgtaacaaaataacGAAATCATGACACTTAGATAAGTTTAATTTACGATTGAGATCTTTCCTGGTAAACCGTGTTTTCATTACATTCTTAAGAAAATCCATCtcaatgaaaattgtttataaaaggGCTATATTAGTAAAAAAGTATAATGGACATTTATTGTGTAAGGTACATTGACACGCTAGTAGAGAATGATTCTGCATAAAAGGTCGATTCTATATTAAATAGAAATTACTGCTGATGACGGTTTAGATCCATATAAGAAATTTCATCTGTTTGTGCTTAAATGTTCCATTGATCAAAGTCTGCAAAAGTCAATTGTTGAAgtgaacatttgttttagtaCAATTTTTGTTTACCGGGTGTCCGTCTTGTTGGTTAACTTGAAGTAAATTGAGCATTGATGttgtaaattgttaaaaacaagtttatacCGTTGGCTAATTTATAAGATAAAAGGGAAACATGATATACATGTCGTCCTTTATTGTGTTTCAGTTCCAGTTCCTGACTTATCTACTTTGACATTGAAAATGGGGGCGGATATCGACGTTAAAGCGACTAAGGACCAGGTGACCTGCTATATCACGGGTATAGCCCTGCTCCCTTCTGGTCTCTTACTCCTGGCTGATGGGAGTAACAAGAATGTCAAACTTGTAAACGACCCCGCCCGCACCGTCGCGTCCCGCCTCCAGCTGCCAGGCGAGCCCTGGGACGTGTGTGTGCTCCCTAATGACCAGGCTGCCGTCACTCTCCCGAATAACTCCATGATTCAGCTGCTGTCTACAAAGCGAGGACAGTTGACGCGTGgaaaggaaataaaagtatCACCCATGTGTCGTGGTATTACGTCTTACAACAACAGATTATACGTTTCGTACCAATCAAACCCGCGTATCAAAGTGATGACATTGGATGGTCATATCATAAGTACATTCCAAACAGATGATGGAATACAATTTTTCAAAGCACCATTTTACCTGACTGTGTCAGCTTCAACACCACCGACCCTGTACGTGTCTGACTACGATGCTCACACCGT contains:
- the LOC128244884 gene encoding E3 ubiquitin-protein ligase TRIM71-like, yielding MEIPGKKRDPDLDLDKGSDDATVYCQRCEEDGKRALTQGFCQTCQEYMCDPCIKAHKELKRSRNHVMLTKNKMPSFYPSTKQSDIGETEYCKNHPKEMIKFYCPTHGDLGCGECVVLHYRSCRVDYIADVAKDFVIGNEFKEVEPSIKRAEDLLSRSISNVNVLLVEVEHQSKYEIARLRKFREEINTYLDRREKELLDNIQKVKTDNQNVLTSVKVDCESAKSGLEAMRTDLSSGDISLNQRYVAARRAQRNTREILDKKEQMTGLIKVRKYRFTKDKDTKRLLGSRMDLGTLDVAGKFVPVPDLSTLTLKMGADIDVKATKDQVTCYITGIALLPSGLLLLADGSNKNVKLVNDPARTVASRLQLPGEPWDVCVLPNDQAAVTLPNNSMIQLLSTKRGQLTRGKEIKVSPMCRGITSYNNRLYVSYQSNPRIKVMTLDGHIISTFQTDDGIQFFKAPFYLTVSASTPPTLYVSDYDAHTVLQLSLDGKVLREYRDKQLRHPRSVVEVGPGQLLVCGFSSNNVMLLTERDVKMTEILGEKDGVTNPYSMTFCPHTRAIIVGMHYKDALKVFNAN